CAATTGCTATTTGTACACACAATACTGAGAAATTGTACATACCCAAATGTATCTACAAACTAGAGACTAGTAATAACCAGTTCGACCACTCCATGAAACATTGTTTTATTGCGTACGACATAGTCTGTAATATCTCTGGTACACAAGAAAAGCAAACTCACCAATATAAATACCATGATATAGAATATTCTAGTTCACACATAATATATACGTTGTGAAGTACTAGCTACTAGTGGTTTAGCACATGCTCTTCCTGAGAGTCTGTGACTGTTTACATGGTACAATTCTCAAGTGTGAGATCAATGTTTTACAGGAAATTGTAAGATCATAATCTTTTCTATTGTTGTCTCATACGTTTCGAGTCAGTCTGTTTATAGTTTTATGGAAAAGACACaccaaacaaaattaattccTGTGTTTTCAAAGTTGCTTCCACTCTGAATCAGAGAAATGGTCAAACTTGATGCCATTTCGCTTCACTGAATTTGTATGGAGGCATTCACTAATCAAAGCATGATTCTTAGAAAAATCTATATTATGCAACTCTGAATCATGGAAATGGTAAGGTGTGAATTCATCGGCAGCGGGGCAACTCCGAACCCATTTGAAGTATGAGAGCacagtattttaataaacaaaaatccTAACTGTGAGATTGTATGAGCAGTTAATATAGATGACTGCTAAAGACTACATGACGCTGATGAGCAGTTAATATAGATGACTGCTAAAGACTACATGACACTACATGATGCTGATGAGCAGTTAATATAGATGACTGCTAAAGACTACATGACACTACATGATGCTGATGAGCAGTTAATATAGATGAATGCTAAAGACTACATGACACTACATGATGCTGATGAGCAGTTAATATAGATGACTGCTAAAGACTACATGACACTACATGATGCTGATGAGCAGTTAATATAGATGACTGCTAAAGACTACATGACACTACATGATGTTGATGAGCAGTTAATATAGATGACTGCTAAAGACTACATGACACTACATGATGCTGATGAGTAGTTAATATAGATGACTGTTAAAGACTACATGACACTACATGATGCTGATGAGCAGTTAATATAGATGACTGCTAAAGACTACATGACACTACATGATGCTGATGAGCAGTTAATATAGATGACTGCTAAAGACTACATGACACTACATGATGTTGATGCATTATTGTTCTCATCAGCAGTTTCCTGTTCTGTCAAAGTAGCATCTGTGTCAACTTCCTCAGGTTTCTTTCCTGCCTCCTTTCTCTTAAAGTTCTCATGTATTATCTGCAAAAAGGAAACTCAAAAGTTAACAAAAATGATTTCCGAGATGACACCATCGAAACGGGTGACCGTCATCAGGTGAAAACATCATATTATACACCAACTTTATGGTAATACTAGCGAAATGCTCGGCATtgtacaggtaataaaaaatgtttttgctcagaaaatttatttttaatcaacttatttaattaccattctaacttttaaatgaaagtgttggtttatttttgtgtgtgcgGCCAAtacataattaatatatttgaaagctcgagacatagctaaaacagattattGAAAAACATCTTGTTTCTTATGCTAGACATttgttcaagatttaaaacagcttataaatagtggcaggtaatatagttgccactgactaagtttctttacccaatgaaccTTAGGtagtttaaatctttactataataagagccatatcAGTCTTTCTGAAGCCagtgttagaaaaaagattgcgtcATTATCtttcacgcaatcatgatcttcaagcatgctagaTGAAGCGCGAAGTGTGCTATTTTAATCAATCGGCATTAAAGATTGGtagtatgtgcacaactatttcATATAACTGCAAGTATGTCGTTTAGTGCAGTGGATagcatgcctgtctgcagaattGGAgtttccgagttcaaatccagtgcgaagCAGTTTTTTCGTTGCTAGAtgttaattgctataactggacggGTGGCAAacgacaaacaaacactgagatctaCATACAAGGTACCTATACCGATATCTGTACATATAaggtaaaatttttatttcctTATCCACacttataataaaacatttatatgGTCGAAAATATTGAAatgactagctgtgccacccggcgttgcctgtgtaatagaagagtctttggacagaaaattgatttgtatttaacatataacaacatttgccattataactttcaaagtacatatcatgagagaagtgtgtcgtgtagttgaaataaattaagagaaaaataaaaacaactgtaaaggttttaaaactttatcaaacaactgtacctttcaagctagtagcctggcatattgccaatggaaaactccactaagctagttaataaggttaggcttccaatgacagtaagccatgactttgagtctgtattgttgtctagctcagctgttctaataatagctatagccggatttccatcAGACGGAGTTCcaacagacggactttgagaagtATATAGATTGTGCTCACTTACTTTTGTATAGATGTTGCCATTGTTAAACAATTTCACATAAAAAAACTCTTCGATCTCTTTTATGTGCGTGTTATATCAGGGCAGTAAACAGGGCATGTACTTGTTACGCAGGGATTATAGGAATATTatatatcttctatatatacTTCCGTTATGCCATATTCTATATATACACGTTATTCTGTTACGCGTATCTATAGAATGCTTATCGCTAAAGATGACAGTGTAGCTGATAGAGGCTATGTAACCACTAAAGTAATGCTCACTGAGAGGTATGCCAGTGGCTGTTTATGAGAGATTGTTTTGATCCTCTGATGGAAAAACTTATGATTGCTTAACCGCTTGCACTCTTTTAACCAACGATATTACTCTTGAAACAGACAATGCTACAGCTGATTACTCAATATCACTCACTCTGTCAGGCTAGTAAAACAaactagtagtaaatattatagtgtTCAAGATATTGAGTGAAAGTGATATTGAATGGCATTTTTAGTGGGCACGTACCTGAAGCTGTTGTTTGACTTGTTGGACTTTCTCAGGCGAATACTTTTCAGATTTCTTGAGGACATCGACTATGCCATGAATACGCTTATATGTGGGACCACCAGGCTTGAGGTCACAATGGTTTGGGTCTGTGAGGAAGTAGTTGTAAGCTTTTACCAGAGCTTGTAGGATCCGTTGCTCAATACGCTTGATCACTGTCAATATAAAATATGGTGATGCTAGGTGAATGCCCATCGTTGGACGGGtaacaaaaatagtttttgagtaaCTTATGAATtcgtataaattcatgaatatgaattatataaatttgagtaacttaagctagtctaaatctttactataataagagccatattCGTCCTTCCATCTGGGTGTTAAGTAAAAAAGTTGGTTCCCATGGGAATTGAACCAATACATTCAGCGGATGTACAGATGTGAAGCTGAGCGCACTTCCAAGACATCACACAGCCAGATTGCAATCgcttggaataattgtacttataatcaTTACGTGTCATGATCTcacacgcaatcatgatctaaAAGTGTGCTAGATCGTCAAGCGCGCTACAATTATTCCATGGTATGGCGAGGTCCgcgtggtgtagtggttagtgcACCTGTCTGCAGCACAGGTGTTtgcgagttcaattccagtgcaaAGTGGCTTTTTCGTTCCtataactttatcgctataactggacatatggatgacagaccaacaaacacttAGATTTTGTATACATAGAAGATAGGAGATTAGAAGGACCGTATTATGATACAGACAGTAATAATGGTATAAAATTATCACTAGCTGCGATCATAAATCTGAAGAAAAAAGGAAACCATTGAAGGGATTAGAGAGAATGATAGAAAGCAACAAATAGAATAGGAGACAGATGTTATTATCATGGCAATAGTCTATTTCAAGCAGTTAATATACAGCCCAGTAGGCTAACATACTGTCAGTCTTTTCTGGGCCCTTTACTTTCTTCAATGCTTTAACCTGCTGCTCCAGAGCTTCAGCTGTCAATCCAATGTTTTTGACTAGAAGAAGTTTGCTAGCGCTGTTTAGCACCGTGAATGCTCGGGTCGCTAATTCTAATGACTTGAAAGCCTCTTCGTAATGTGTTCCAGCTTTATGGAGTCGTTCTTctcttttcattttagtactgCTGTAGTCATCTCTCGCGCTAATAACCAAGAACATCATTTCatcttttaaagttttcagatttctatgtcaacaatttaaccatgtaataaaatataactagAACGATTTAAAAGTATGACTCTCTACTTAGACTGACACAACTTCAACCTTGAACTTGTCAGATGTAGATATAACCATTCCCAATAAACTGACAAATTTACCGTCAGAAAAACTCTTTCCTAGATAGATTAAATAATCTTTGttagaaaatacatacaagttGTTTGCTAAGCAAATGTAGACCATCGCGATTCCCTGGTAAGCTTTGGCTCCCTCAGTGCTGGTGTCCATTCTTCGCCTCTCATACTCAGTCACCACCTCTTCAAATCGCTTTAGCGATCTCTCATACAGCTTTTCAGCTTTGTCTTTTGATGACACTCTCTTATAGTACTCATTGGCTTCCAGCTTCAAGTAAGTAGCTGTTTCTAGAACAGCCCTGAAAAGAACGGACCACAATCAAAGTTGTGCTATGCTCAAGTCATTCTTGACAAAATAGTATGCTTTCACCAGATGAGACTTCATGAACATTATTTGTAAGCTGTTCTGTTAAAAATATGAACAAATCATAtgcattaaaaatgaaacatttatAGAATTAGAACTGTAGTGTTAAAAGGCGCTCAagtgtttattttttatgaatagtTATCGAAGCTTTAATCCATTACACGGTGTAGTGTGACTTACATTGGTTTCAGAATAGGTGCATGCCAGGCATATTCTTCCGCTCTCTCACAAATACTGCGAGCCTCACGAATTCTTTTGATGTCCTCTATTCCTAGCCATTTGGCTTCAGCCTGGACCATCAATAACTGAACAGCAAAGTATTTGCATGGATCATTTAGGCTCCGTGGAAAACTTTCAAACTCTTTTAAGCTGTTTTCCAAAAGTAGATTTCTTTTCTCACACACTTCTCCTTCCGATATGTCCATATACTCTGGGGCTTTTGTATAAAGCGTGCTTTGAATATAAGACGTCATGGCACGATTAAAGGGCAAAAGGTAGCCATCAGAATCAGGAATAGTTTCCGGGAAGCCTGCAACAACTACTTCGTCAAGTTTCGTCCAATCTTTCTCTAGCATAACAATTAGCGTTTCCAGTGTGTGCATAAGAGCTTGGTATGTTGCGTCACAATTCTTCTCAGCGCAAATTTGTTTGAGACCTTTTAAACTTTCTGAAAGTTTGCCGTCAAAGCTGTCGTAGTACTGGTGGAGAGAaagaaatatgtaaaatatttcttCCAAGCTTCGAAAGTAGTACAGAGATTCCTCTTCGTGCAGATGAGTTGCCAACAGAAGTTCTGGTACGTTCATGTCAACCATGTGCTTAAAAGCTACTTTGATATTGACTTTCTGTCGTAAGAAATCTTGACAGGCCTTCTGTGGGTTCTGCAGACAATCTTTACCAATATTTATCAAGACGGACACTTGGTGAGTTATGAATTTTTTCCTTACCtattaaaatatcatgcaaTATGAAAGGGTATTACCAGAATGCTCATAGCAAATCGGTATACTTGATATTGCCATTCAGATAAAGAGGTTAGACTTTGGCCATTACACTATTTACCACCTTGGAGCTCTCATAGTTTAAATCTTGCTGAGGATACTCATGAAAAGTTTGTTTGACCAATCAATTGGCAGAACAACCAAATAATTGTCCTAAATATTTTGCTTATTTCATGCATTGCTCTAGAGGATGAGCGTAGTGATCTACTAAAAACTT
Above is a window of Watersipora subatra chromosome 3, tzWatSuba1.1, whole genome shotgun sequence DNA encoding:
- the LOC137391669 gene encoding uncharacterized protein is translated as MTSYIQSTLYTKAPEYMDISEGEVCEKRNLLLENSLKEFESFPRSLNDPCKYFAVQLLMVQAEAKWLGIEDIKRIREARSICERAEEYAWHAPILKPMAVLETATYLKLEANEYYKRVSSKDKAEKLYERSLKRFEEVVTEYERRRMDTSTEGAKAYQGIAMVYICLANNFARDDYSSTKMKREERLHKAGTHYEEAFKSLELATRAFTVLNSASKLLLVKNIGLTAEALEQQVKALKKVKGPEKTDMIKRIEQRILQALVKAYNYFLTDPNHCDLKPGGPTYKRIHGIVDVLKKSEKYSPEKVQQVKQQLQIIHENFKRKEAGKKPEEVDTDATLTEQETADENNNASTSCSVM